From the Tenacibaculum dicentrarchi genome, the window TTTTTACATCCTTTAAAAGAAATTAAATATCGAGGGTTTTGATGCGAAAAATCTTGAATATTAAATTCAAAACCTGTTTTTTGCAAGCTTTTTACCGTGTTTCTATGAAAAGCAGTTGTTTCTGTTCCGCCTGAGTATGCAAAAATATTTTTTAAGTTAAAATACTCAATAGCAAAAAAACTCCAAACTTGTGCAAATTGGCTTCTTCTTGAATTGTGGGTACAAATAAAATTTAAATTTATTCTTTCTCTTTCTTGATACTCATTGATAATTAAGTGTGCAATATCAGTAAGTACTTCTTTGCGTTCAGGGCTAATTGTTATATTTTTTTTAGCTTGTTCAAAGAATATTTTTGTACTGATATTTTTAGTGTTTATCATTTTTTTAGAGTTCTTTTGTAAGATGTAATTTTTGCAAAAATACGCTGTAAAGCTCTTTTTTTAAATTAAATAAAGGTTAAGTATGTGTTTCGAAATAGGAAATAAAGTATCGGTGTTAGATGCTGATATTAGGGGGATTATAACAAGGAAAGAAAAGGAGCTGTTCTTTGTTGAAGATCAAGATGGCATGGAGTATCCTTTTTTAGCATCAGAATTAATTAAAATTCAGGTAGAACAATATGAATTAAGTAGGCAAACACGTGTTTCAAAAGCGCTGTTGCAACAAAAAACGCAAGAACCTGTTAAAAAGAAAAAATCTTTTTTTGTAAAAGATAAGAATGAAGTGGTTATGGAGGTAGATTTACACGCTAATAAATTAGTGAAATCTACCCGTGGCATGGATAATTACGAAGTATTGTCATTGCAGTTAGAAACGGCAAAGCATAAATTGGAATATTGTATTTCAAAAAGTATTTCGAAATTGGTGTTAATTCACGGAATAGGAGAGGGGGTTTTAAAAACCGAACTAGATTATTTGTTGAATAATTATCCTGTAAAATATTATGATGCTTCTTATCAAAAATATGGTAAAGGAGCTACCGAAGTTTATATTTATCAAAATCCTAATTAA encodes:
- a CDS encoding Smr/MutS family protein, with the translated sequence MCFEIGNKVSVLDADIRGIITRKEKELFFVEDQDGMEYPFLASELIKIQVEQYELSRQTRVSKALLQQKTQEPVKKKKSFFVKDKNEVVMEVDLHANKLVKSTRGMDNYEVLSLQLETAKHKLEYCISKSISKLVLIHGIGEGVLKTELDYLLNNYPVKYYDASYQKYGKGATEVYIYQNPN